In Opitutaceae bacterium TAV5, one genomic interval encodes:
- a CDS encoding monooxygenase — protein MKLGLFIYPNGHHVASWRHPDATADGHLNFEHYRRLVELGERAKFDTVFLADSAGIHGRETDVLSRTAHGFSQYEPITLLSSLAAITRNIGLVATASTSFNEPYNLARKFASLDHLSGGRAGWNIVTSSNLFEAKNFNLEEHYAHADRYARAEEFVDVVTGLWDSWDDDAFIRDKTTGRNFDPAKLHVLNHRGAHYSVRGPLNVARPPQGYPVLVQAGSSDAGQELAARTSEVIFTAHTSLANARAFYASLKGRLHKYGRTPDQVKIMPGVQAWIGRTEQEARDKYERITALIQPEVGLSLLSALLGNFDLSPYPVDGPLPFDDLPSTNGSPSRQQVMIDLARRENLTIRQLYEAIAGARGHWTVIGTPVQVADQLEEWFVKQGADGFNVMAPYLPGGLEDFANLVIPELQRRGLFRTEYEGRTLRENLGLARPVSRHARARQNTAVLA, from the coding sequence ATCAAGCTCGGCCTCTTCATCTATCCGAACGGCCACCACGTCGCCTCCTGGCGCCATCCCGATGCCACCGCTGACGGGCACCTCAACTTCGAACACTACCGCCGCCTCGTCGAACTCGGCGAACGCGCGAAATTCGACACCGTTTTCCTTGCCGACAGCGCCGGCATTCACGGCCGCGAGACCGATGTCCTCAGCCGCACCGCGCACGGTTTTTCGCAATACGAGCCGATCACGCTGCTTTCCTCGCTGGCGGCCATCACCCGGAACATCGGCCTGGTGGCCACCGCGTCCACGAGTTTCAACGAACCCTACAACCTCGCCCGCAAATTCGCCTCGCTCGATCACCTCAGCGGCGGCCGCGCCGGCTGGAACATCGTCACGTCCTCGAATCTCTTCGAGGCGAAAAACTTCAATCTCGAAGAACATTATGCCCATGCCGACCGCTACGCCCGGGCCGAAGAATTCGTCGATGTCGTGACCGGGCTCTGGGACAGCTGGGACGACGACGCCTTCATCCGCGACAAGACCACCGGACGCAATTTTGATCCGGCAAAACTCCACGTTCTCAACCATCGCGGCGCCCATTACTCCGTGCGCGGTCCGCTCAACGTCGCCCGCCCGCCGCAGGGTTATCCGGTGCTCGTGCAGGCCGGTTCTTCCGACGCCGGCCAGGAACTCGCCGCCCGCACCAGCGAGGTCATCTTCACCGCGCACACCAGTCTGGCCAACGCCCGCGCCTTCTATGCCAGCCTCAAGGGCCGCCTGCACAAATACGGACGCACCCCCGACCAGGTGAAAATCATGCCCGGCGTGCAGGCCTGGATCGGCCGCACGGAGCAGGAAGCCCGCGACAAATACGAGCGGATCACCGCTCTCATCCAGCCCGAGGTCGGCCTTTCGCTCCTCTCCGCGTTGCTCGGCAACTTCGATCTCTCACCGTATCCGGTGGACGGTCCGCTGCCCTTCGACGACCTGCCCTCGACCAACGGCAGCCCGAGCCGCCAGCAGGTGATGATCGACCTTGCGCGGCGCGAAAACCTCACCATCCGCCAGCTCTACGAGGCCATCGCCGGCGCCCGCGGCCACTGGACCGTCATCGGCACACCCGTCCAGGTCGCCGACCAGCTCGAGGAGTGGTTCGTCAAACAGGGGGCGGACGGCTTCAACGTCATGGCTCCGTATCTGCCCGGCGGTCTCGAGGATTTCGCCAACCTCGTCATCCCCGAACTGCAACGCCGCGGCCTCTTTCGCACCGAATACGAAGGCCGCACGCTCCGCGAAAATCTCGGCCTCGCCCGCCCCGTCAGCCGCCATGCCCGCGCCCGGCAAAACACGGCTGTCCTCGCCTGA
- a CDS encoding monooxygenase, with product MSTSRQRQIKLGLFLAGTGHHVASWRHPDAVSGGDLDFDYYRRIAQKAEQARFDALFLADGAVVHGSEDIDTLSLTGRGAGFEPLTLLSALATVTDRIGLIATASTSFNEPYTLARAFASLDHLSGGRAGWNIVTSSTEIQARNFNLDHHYAHADRYARAEEFVDVATGLWDSWEDDAFIRDKATGRFFHPEKLHVLDHRGKHFSVRGPLNIARPPQGHPVLVQAGSSEDGQELGAKTGEAIFTAHTTLANARAFYASLKGRLAKYGRTPDQVVIMPGVFPVIGRTEEEARQKYEDLQKLVHPQVGLKQLSSLLGNVDLSGYPLDGPLPDLPGTEGPQSRQKILVDLARRENLSIRQLYLRIAGARGHWTIIGTPAQITDQLEEWFVNQAADGFNVMPPTYPGGLDDFIGHIIPELRRRGLFRTDYEGRTLRENLGLARPANRHARAAIAKNQTSNPPVHA from the coding sequence ATGAGCACTTCCCGCCAACGCCAGATCAAGCTGGGTCTCTTCCTCGCCGGCACCGGCCACCACGTCGCCTCCTGGCGGCACCCTGACGCCGTGAGCGGCGGCGACCTCGATTTCGACTATTACCGCCGTATCGCCCAAAAAGCCGAGCAGGCGCGGTTCGACGCGCTTTTCCTCGCCGACGGCGCCGTCGTCCACGGCTCCGAAGACATCGACACCCTGTCCCTCACCGGACGCGGCGCGGGCTTCGAGCCCCTCACGCTGCTCTCCGCGCTCGCTACCGTGACCGACCGTATCGGTCTGATCGCTACCGCGTCCACGAGCTTCAACGAGCCCTACACGCTCGCCCGCGCCTTCGCCTCGCTCGATCACCTCAGCGGTGGTCGCGCCGGCTGGAACATCGTCACGTCCTCCACCGAAATCCAGGCCCGCAATTTCAACCTCGATCACCACTACGCGCATGCCGACCGCTACGCCCGCGCCGAAGAATTCGTCGATGTTGCCACCGGGCTCTGGGACAGCTGGGAAGACGACGCCTTCATCCGCGACAAGGCCACCGGACGCTTTTTCCATCCGGAGAAACTTCACGTTCTCGACCACCGCGGAAAACATTTTTCCGTGCGCGGCCCGCTCAACATCGCCCGTCCGCCGCAAGGTCACCCGGTGCTCGTGCAGGCCGGTTCCTCCGAAGACGGCCAGGAACTCGGCGCGAAAACCGGCGAAGCCATTTTCACCGCGCACACCACCCTCGCCAACGCCCGCGCCTTCTACGCCAGCCTCAAGGGACGGCTCGCCAAATACGGGCGCACTCCCGACCAGGTGGTCATCATGCCCGGCGTGTTTCCCGTCATCGGACGCACTGAGGAAGAAGCGCGCCAGAAATACGAGGACCTGCAAAAACTCGTCCACCCGCAAGTCGGCCTGAAACAGCTCTCCAGCCTTCTCGGCAACGTCGATCTTTCCGGCTACCCGCTCGACGGACCGTTGCCCGATCTTCCCGGGACCGAAGGACCACAAAGCCGCCAGAAAATCCTCGTCGATCTGGCCCGCCGTGAAAACCTCAGCATCCGCCAGCTTTACCTCCGCATTGCCGGCGCGCGCGGCCACTGGACAATCATCGGCACGCCCGCGCAGATCACCGACCAGCTCGAGGAGTGGTTCGTCAACCAGGCGGCCGACGGCTTCAACGTCATGCCTCCGACGTATCCGGGCGGGCTCGACGACTTCATCGGGCACATCATCCCCGAACTGCGCCGCCGCGGCCTCTTCCGCACCGACTACGAAGGCCGCACGCTCCGCGAAAACCTCGGCCTCGCCCGCCCGGCCAATCGCCACGCGCGCGCTGCCATTGCCAAAAACCAAACATCGAACCCTCCCGTCCATGCCTGA